The following is a genomic window from Gallus gallus isolate bGalGal1 chromosome 14, bGalGal1.mat.broiler.GRCg7b, whole genome shotgun sequence.
attaatcttaTTTTCTAACAGTTTGCGTTTATTCACAAGGGCTATCAGGTTCCTGTACTAAGGCAACCAGCAATACCTAGTCTTCTGGGCCCACAAGGACAATCAATTCCCACAACTGGTAAGTATCTGCAGCTttagaattaaaacaaacaaacaaacaaaaagccacttCAGTTAAACTGAAtggaattttttccttttcttctttccaatcCAAAAGGTCATCCAATGAGAATTGGTGCAATTCGCTCAGCTGGTGGCAGGCCAGGTTGGGAACTGTAAGTATATTCTACAGAAATTCAATATATTATTGCTTGTAACATTCTGAATATGGCAGTGACACATAACTTAGTCAACAGTTGATTTATAATGTtgtaagaatatatatatataagtatatacaGATAattatataagtatatatatatatacaagtACGTACAGATAATTGTGGAGTGGTAATTAATTTTTACATGGCTTTATTTGAATTAGGTTTAACAAAGGGGATCTGTGCTTCCAGAAAGATTGTTTAAAAGAAGGCTACATTGAGTAATTGAAGAGGACTGTGAAAAATGAACTCTTTTTGAGGAATCAATGATTAcatattcaaattaaaaataattagaagaCCAGATGGAAAGCCCTTTGGCTGAATGTGGTCAAAGAAGTTGCTTTCATAGAAATGAATCTCCAACACTAAATTTTTTCAGCAACTTAGTTGATATATTAGTTGAACAAATTACTGGCGAATTCAGTGCTCTTATTTTACAACTATTTGGAGTTTTTTCAGTCCTCTCAAATGTCCAGACTGCTTTCTCTCActtggagagagagaggagtccattttatttattaatcgTAGTGTTAAGTTTAGTCTTTCATTCTGGTAAATATTTGCCATAGATAAATTTTAAGTGTGCGTTACGTTTGTAAAATCTTAAGGATAagtcaaaacaacaacaaaaaaaaacatccgTCTCACAAATGAGGTAAAATCTCAGATTcaataagaaggaaaataacaatTTAGGGAAGAGGACAGGCCAAATGCATCATCATGAGGCAACAACATAGGATGCCAGTGTGGAAGATGCTAGAAGAAGTTCAAGAGAAGATTAGTAAATATTTGTGCACTACTTCGAAGATTGGAAGTGTGAAATATTAGATGTTTCAAGGAGTGGCAGAGAAGCGATGGGCACTTGTCACATGGGAAATGGGAGTCTCTTTTAAGCATAGGCAGCCTCCGTCTATGGTTATGAAGATGAGCGTAagcagagaagactgagggaacTGTTAGGAATGTGAGGATGAGGAAAGCAAGTATGAGGATCAGGAGGTGAATTTTAACTGAAATGACCAGAAGGCAGGGAGAAAAACACTTAAGTTCAGAACAAGATGTGGTCACCACTGTGCTCCTGcttcatttgctttcctctttaAAATCAGGGCAAAGTGTAACAAACAGTGACACGTGTTTTTGGGTTTCTTTAGAAGTTCAAATCGAGGACGCCCGCATAGTGAACGTTCCCAAAGGACTCAGGCCCCAACACTACCAGCATCAGCACCAGTCTTTGTGCCTGTGCCTCCACCTCCCTTGTATCCTCCACCTCCCCATGCACTTCCTCTTCCACCGGGGGTACCGCCACCACAGTTTCCTCCTCAGTTTCCACCTGGTCAGCCTCCATCAGCTGGGTACCCTGTTCCCCCTCCAGGATATCCCCCAGCTCCTGCAAACATGTCATCAGCTTGGGTACCAACAGCAGTACCAACGGCTCATTCAAATACCATCCCAACGACACAAGCACCTCCTTTATCTAGGGAGGAGTTTTACAGAGAGCAACGGAGACTTAAAGAGGAGTAAGTATTTGGCTCAGTGAAATTgtggtgtttttcatttttgtatttcagtagcATATCGGACTGCAGTTACGTCTAAAGTGCATCTGACATAAGCCAAAATTACATGTAGAACATTTTCTTCCAATATACTTTTTCATTGCGGATGGTAAACATGCAAAACTAAAGACAAATGTAACTCTAAAACTTTCCCTAAAACTCAGAGGAATTCTAAACTGTTTTGTGTAAATAGGATGTTCGCCTTTTGCATTTGCATGCAGTATACATTTTCTCATATCGGccatgttttgtttcttgatgTCTTTTTGTAATAAAGGTCAAACTATAATTGTAATAAAGGTCAAACTTATTTtaacagggaaaagaaaaagtccaAACTTGATGAGTTTACAAATGATTTTGCTAAGGAATTGATGGAATATAAAAAGATTCAAAAGGAGCGTAGGCGTTCGTTTTCCAGGTAACTGCTTTACATGTCCGTAATGGAGAAGCAGATTGTCTAGAAGAATCAGGAGGAGGTCCACTCCACCTCACTATCTTTAGATGGATTGGATAATTAAAGGGCTTAGTGTTAGGAGTTTCATTTGAAGGTTGCTAGCTCAGATGTAGTGGAGCACAGTTGACTTATAATATGGCAGCAGTTATTAAGGAGCAGGAGTCTCTTTCACTGAGGTATTTCTGTAACCATCCTTTACCTCCTGACAACCTTGAGGAGGCAAAGAACTGAGTAGGTTTAGTAGCTGGATGTTCTCCGTCACCCCGTTGTGATTATAGCTATTACCTCAAAGCACTTGGGAGGAAATAAATGAGCGAAATtgtcttcatttcctcttttgtttctcatGTGGTTACATGGGGATTTCAACCTGGACTGCAAACTGATGGCTTGCACTAGTGTCTTGTTGACATCGataattttttcttagaaaCTAAAAGGTCAGATGTGTTTATAATGAGATCTTAAATTGCTGAAGGACTTTTAGAGGAAGAGCGATGCTAGTGAGCATGTGCAGAATAATGAGGAatagttatttaaaaaagagtCAAAGAAAAACTTGTCGAGAATACTCAGGGTAGTTGATGTTTTCTATCTCAAAAAATCACTTGGACAACAGACTGAATAACTATATTAATAATGCTAGCAGTGTATTTCTTAGAATAATAGCATAATATTACTTTTAGATAAGACCTTATTTgaaacagtgtcagtagccTTGGTTAGAGATATGTGCAAAATTTTACTAGAACGTTGGCTAGAAGAGTTGATTAAATTTTGTGGTATGTAACCTTGTAGTATAAAGTATTATACATCCTGTACAGATTGCCAAACAAACAGTGAAGTTAAATTAACTAGGCTGGTATTTTAAAATTGGGCTTTACTGTCTTCAGTTGaattcatattttcttattGCTTGATACTGTACTGTAGCTATTAAGACTTGCTCTTTTTGCGTCTTACTGCAACGTAAATTGTACTTCATGTAGTTGCTAAGTAGTGCTGAAAAAATTGTGCATTCGTGTACCAGTAGAGGTCAGCATACTCCAACTTAAGTACATCAATAGCTATAGTAGTTAATTTGGTAGAAGCAAGTGGAAATAGACTTACCCTTCCTGTATGTTTTTACACTAACAAAGCAGTGACTGTTTTGTCTTGTAAACAAAAACTTTTACGTGTTATCAAGTTCTTCAATTTGCAGTAGCATTATGCCAGCAGCTGAAAGAAGCTTTGACATAAGCATatggagatttttttaaaaaattaaaaaaaaaaaaattaaatggggAGAGTGACTGTTTtgaattaaatttttttttctttgtgctgtgtttttttgaAGGTCCAAGTCTCCCTACAGTGCTTCGTCTTACTCAAGAAGCTCGTATACCTACTCCAAGTCAAGATCGGGTTCTTCGCGCTCCCGTTCCTACTCTCGGTCATTTAGTCGTTCCCATTCTCGTTCCTACTCACGTTCACCTCCGTATCCAAGAAGAGGCAAAGGGAAGAGTCGTAACTATCGTTCTAGGTCAAGGTCACACGGTTATCACCGTTCAAGGTCAAGGTCACCCCCATACAGAAGATACCATTCACGGTCCAGGTCTCCAGTATTTAGAGGCCAGTCTCCCACTAAACGGACTGTACCtcaaggggaaggagaaagggagtATTTTAACAGATACAGAGAAGTTCCACCGTATGATATGAAAGCTTACTATGGCAGATCTATTGACTTCAGAGATccatttgaaaaggaaagataCAGAGAATGGGAAAGGAACTACAGAGAATGGTATGAAAAGTTTTACAAGGACTATGCTGTTGGAGCCCAACCTCGACCTCCAGTAAACCGAGAGAACTTTTCTCCAGATAGATTTGGCCCACCTGGAACCAGAAGAGAGAATTCACCATATGCTCGGGGACGTAGGGAGGATTATGCTGGTGGGCAGAGCCATAGAAATCGTAATATAGCTGGAAATTTCCCTGAAAAGCTTTCAGGAAGAGAGGGCCATGGTATAAAAGATCCTACAAAATCAAAAGAGAAGGAGGTGGAAAATCCCCTGGGAGATGgcaaaggaaataaacataaaaaacacaggaagaggaggaaaggggaTGAGAATGAAGGATTTCCCAATGCTGAGTTGTTAGAAAGTACGAAAAAAACAAGGGAACCAGGTACAGCAGAGGACATTAAATCGGACTCTCTGTTCATGCTCCCAAGTAGAGATGATGCCACCCCTGTGAGAGATGAACCTATGGAAGCAGATTCTATAGCTTTCAAACCAGtgtctgaaaaagagaaaaaagacaaggataagccaaaagcaaaaactgatAAGACAAAACGGAAGGCAGAAGTGGCTGCTCCTCCGAAGAAAGACAGTGTAACAAAACCAACTAAAGCTTCCCAGGAGAAGGTGGACGCTGACCGTGAAAAATCTCCTCGAATGGAACCTCTTGTgaaaaaagcaaaggaggagTTGCCGAAGACAGACAGTGTTAAAGCATCTTCCTCTCAAAAGGATGAGAAGACTCTCGGTACACCACGGAAAGTTCATCCAAAAGTGGCAAAAGATCACCCAGAAGCCAGACCAGCcaaggaagaaaaggcaaagaaggACCATCCAAAAGAATTAAAGTCAGAAAAGCCCTCCAGCAAAGAGGACAAGTCAAAAAAAGCAGTTGAAAAAAGCAAATCTTCTGatgcaaaagctgaaaaaagaaaaagaaaagcagatgaaaaggCTGATAAAGAACATGAAGCAGCTTCCGTAAAGGCCTCTAAACCAGAAACTGCTGAATCAAAAACGTCGccaaaagggaaaactgaacCTGATggtgagaaaggagagagaactcCAGAAAAGGATAAATCTGGTTTTCTTATCACTCCTGCAAAAAAGATTAAACTTAACCGAGAAACTGGCAAAAAGATTGTGAGTGGGGAAAACGTGCCACCCGTGAAAGAACCTGCTGAGAAAGTTGAGCCGAGCAGCAGCAAAGTTAAGcaagaaaaagtgaaaggaaaagtgagaagaaaagTAACAGCAGCTGATGGATCTAGTTCAACTCTTGTAGATTATACCAGGTActtcatcatttcttttcctacattttCACATTCCTCTTCCTCTAAAATTCAAAATCTTTACGATAACTGATGGAAGGAGAAGCTAAATCCGTGCTCAGTGAGTATTTGAATCATCTGTGAGGTTTTCTGCTAAACTGTACAAATGAAATTTTGTTGCAGCAAACAAGCAGTCTGAGCAGAAAGCTGGTAAGTTTAATTAATGGGTGACATTTAACCCTTATTTCTgggacttttttcccctcttaatAATTAGTCTTTTGAGTACAACTATATATTGAGTCTTTATGGTGTCCTCTCCATGTCTTCCCTCAAATCCTGCGTAATACCAAAGGCAAGGATAACAGATATGTCTGTATCAtgcagtattttgtatttttaaaattgcaagGTACTGTAAGTGACTTTTTTTTGCTAGTATGACATGAAATTATAATTTGCAGAAATAGCAGCTTGGCTGCCCATACTGCATGGAGCACATAATCGCTCCTTaattgcttgcttgcttgttgaAACTACCACAGATAGAAATAGGACATCAAGGAATTACCTGATCAGACAATTCCTGATCtgactgtagaatcatagaatggtttgggttggaagatcaTCTCGTTCGAACctcccagctgtgggcagggtcaccccctctagaccaggttgctcacagccccatccagactggTTTTGAATGCTTCTAGGGCAGAAGCATTGACGATCTTGTGTCTTTGTTAATTAAATGCTTAGTAGAAAGACACTAATTGGTTGTTCATAATCTTAGTCGACGGACTTATCCTTCATCTTGGCTGTCCCCTTGGTTGGTCATCTTTTGAAAAAATACTGGAGTTTTACAAGTGAAACAGAAGTCGTTTTATAGAATACCGCAACGGACAGCTGTGCTTGCATCTCTACCATTTTGTTAAtttatgatatttttcttcttagcaCCAGTTCTACTGGAGGAAGCCCTGTTAGAAAGCCTGAAGAGAAGACAGATACAAAGCGGACTGTCATTAAGACAATGGAGGAATATAATAATGATATAACTGCCCCTGCTGAAGACGTCATTATTATGATCCAGGTCCCTCAGTCAAAGTGGGATAAAGATGACTTTGAGTCTGAAGAGGAAGACATTAAATCTACCCAGCCATCTTCAAACATAGGAAAACCTGCTAGTGTTGTAAAAAATGTGAGTGCTAAGGCACCAAATCCCataaaacacaatgaaaaagaaatggagcctttggagaaaatacagaaaactgcaaaagaGGTGAGTTATGAAAGCTCTCAGCATGATGTAAAAGGTTCAAAAAGTTCAGTGTtgaatgaaaaagggaaaaccaAAGAGCGGGATCATTCTCTGTCAGACAAGGACACTTCTGAAAAGAGGAAGAGCGGTGTTCAGCCAGAAAAAGACCACTCAGAACGTGCAACTGaacaaggaaatggaaaaaatatttctcaatctTCCAAAGACAGCAGATCTTCAGAGAAACATGATACTGGCCGTGGATCCACTGCTAAGGATTTTACTCCTAATCGAGACAAAAAATCTGACCATGATAGCAGCAGAGAGCATTCTAGTTCCAAGCGTAGAGATGAAAAAAGTGAATTAGCAAGGAGAAAAGACTCTCCTTCACGAAACAGAGAATCTACATCAGGACAGAAAAGTAAACCAAGAGATGAACGAGCAGAGCCTTCCAAAAAGGGTGCCGGAGACTCCAAAAGAAGCAGCTACAGCCCTTCACGTGACCGAAAGCAATCAGATCACAAAACTGCTCATGATTCCAAGCGCTCATTAGAGGAACACAAACCTCTAGATAAAAATTCAGgtaaggagaaggaaaaagaaaaggaaagggaaaaggagaaggaaaaagaaaaagagaaggaaaaggagaaggagaaggacaaagaaaaggaaaaggagagggaaaaggaaaaggaaagggagagggagaaggagaaggacaaagaaaaggagagggaaaaagacaaggagaaggaaaaggagagggacaaagaaaaggagagggaaaaagaaaaggagaaggaaaaggagagagaaaaagacaaggagagggaaaaggaaagggagagggaaaaagaaaaggagagagagaaagagaaggagagggaaaaggagagggaaaaggaaaaagagaaagaaaaggaaaaggagagggaaaaggagagggagaaggaaaaagagaaagaaaaggaaaaggagagggaaaaggagagggagaaggaaaaagagaaagaaaaggagaaggaaaaagaaaaggaaagggaaaaggagagggagaaggaaaaagaaaaggaaaaggagagggaaaaggaaaaagaaaaagagagggaaaaggagaaagaggacaAAGATAAGTATATATCTGAGATAAAGAGCAATAAAGAGAAAGAGCCAAGTTGCAATAAGCCATCTTCAATACAAGAATCACCAGAtgcaaaaaatgagaaagaaaatgtgactgGACAAAACGATAAAACTGGTGTCAAGACTAAGCCTCAGGTAAGCAACCCCTCACGGCTCTCCTCTGATCCAACTCGAGAAACTGATGAGGCTGCATTTGTACCAGACTACAATGAAAGTGACAGTGAAAGTAATGTATCTGCAAAAGACGAGgaaactgtaggaaaaaattgtaaagaacagaaagaaaaagccattgACAAGGTTAAACAGGATACAGCAGCGCCTGCCACGGTTAGCCAGCCTGAAGCAAGCAGAAGTCAAAgccagagcagccccagtgtTAGCCGCAGTCGGAGTCAAAGCCCTGCTGAGAGTCAGACTCGAAGCCACAGTAGCAGTGCCAGCTCGGGAGAGAGTCAAGACagcaagaagaagaagaagaagaaagagaagaagaagcacaagaaacacaaaaaacacaagAAGCATAAGAAACACGCTGAAAATGAACCGGAATTGGAGAAAAgccaaaaacacaaacacaagaagaaaaaatcaaagaagAGCAAAGATAAAGAGAAAGATGACCAAAAAGTTAAATCTGTCACCATATAG
Proteins encoded in this region:
- the RBBP6 gene encoding E3 ubiquitin-protein ligase RBBP6 isoform X2 — translated: MSCVHYKFSSKLNYDTVTFDGLHISLCDLKRQIMAREKLKAADCDLQITNAQTKEEYTDDNALIPKNSSVIVRRIPIGGVKATSKTYVMTPKSHKIVETPFRSRTEPVSGTSKAIDDSSASISLAQLTKTANLAEANASEEDKIKAMMSQSGHEYDPINYMKKPLGPPPPSYTCFRCGKPGHYIKNCPTNGDKNFESVPRIKKSTGIPRSFMMEVKDPNTKGAMLTNTGKYAIPTIDAEAYAIGKKEKPPFLPEEPSSSSEEDDPIPDELLCLICKDIMTDAVVIPCCGNSYCDECIRTALLESEEHTCPTCHQTDVSPDALIANKFLRQAVNNFKNETGYTKRLRKIQQQQQQPPPPPPPPPPLMRQTITRNLQPLMRPAISRQQDPLMIPLASLSSHSAAALAPGQSVAAALPVNPSSVLVSDLPPAVSLSLRGEKPDGPFRDPDIIPPAALVTAAELSKSSPLAISSLLEEKGYQVPVLRQPAIPSLLGPQGQSIPTTGHPMRIGAIRSAGGRPGWELSSNRGRPHSERSQRTQAPTLPASAPVFVPVPPPPLYPPPPHALPLPPGVPPPQFPPQFPPGQPPSAGYPVPPPGYPPAPANMSSAWVPTAVPTAHSNTIPTTQAPPLSREEFYREQRRLKEEEKKKSKLDEFTNDFAKELMEYKKIQKERRRSFSRSKSPYSASSYSRSSYTYSKSRSGSSRSRSYSRSFSRSHSRSYSRSPPYPRRGKGKSRNYRSRSRSHGYHRSRSRSPPYRRYHSRSRSPVFRGQSPTKRTVPQGEGEREYFNRYREVPPYDMKAYYGRSIDFRDPFEKERYREWERNYREWYEKFYKDYAVGAQPRPPVNRENFSPDRFGPPGTRRENSPYARGRREDYAGGQSHRNRNIAGNFPEKLSGREGHGIKDPTKSKEKEVENPLGDGKGNKHKKHRKRRKGDENEGFPNAELLESTKKTREPGTAEDIKSDSLFMLPSRDDATPVRDEPMEADSIAFKPVSEKEKKDKDKPKAKTDKTKRKAEVAAPPKKDSVTKPTKASQEKVDADREKSPRMEPLVKKAKEELPKTDSVKASSSQKDEKTLGTPRKVHPKVAKDHPEARPAKEEKAKKDHPKELKSEKPSSKEDKSKKAVEKSKSSDAKAEKRKRKADEKADKEHEAASVKASKPETAESKTSPKGKTEPDGEKGERTPEKDKSGFLITPAKKIKLNRETGKKIVSGENVPPVKEPAEKVEPSSSKVKQEKVKGKVRRKVTAADGSSSTLVDYTSTSSTGGSPVRKPEEKTDTKRTVIKTMEEYNNDITAPAEDVIIMIQVPQSKWDKDDFESEEEDIKSTQPSSNIGKPASVVKNVSAKAPNPIKHNEKEMEPLEKIQKTAKEVSYESSQHDVKGSKSSVLNEKGKTKERDHSLSDKDTSEKRKSGVQPEKDHSERATEQGNGKNISQSSKDSRSSEKHDTGRGSTAKDFTPNRDKKSDHDSSREHSSSKRRDEKSELARRKDSPSRNRESTSGQKSKPRDERAEPSKKGAGDSKRSSYSPSRDRKQSDHKTAHDSKRSLEEHKPLDKNSGKEKEKEKEREKEKEKEKEKEKEKEKDKEKEKEREKEKEREREKEKDKEKEREKDKEKEKERDKEKEREKEKEKEKEREKDKEREKEREREKEKEREKEKEREKEREKEKEKEKEKEREKEREKEKEKEKEKEREKEREKEKEKEKEKEKEKEREKEREKEKEKEKEREKEKEKEREKEKEDKDKYISEIKSNKEKEPSCNKPSSIQESPDAKNEKENVTGQNDKTGVKTKPQVSNPSRLSSDPTRETDEAAFVPDYNESDSESNVSAKDEETVGKNCKEQKEKAIDKVKQDTAAPATVSQPEASRSQSQSSPSVSRSRSQSPAESQTRSHSSSASSGESQDSKKKKKKKEKKKHKKHKKHKKHKKHAENEPELEKSQKHKHKKKKSKKSKDKEKDDQKVKSVTI